Within Telopea speciosissima isolate NSW1024214 ecotype Mountain lineage chromosome 8, Tspe_v1, whole genome shotgun sequence, the genomic segment GGATGAAGtggcagaagatgaagaggtggttgagagcaTTCCACAAGAAGGCAATGacattcaagatgctgttcttgaagaggtggagctcgATGAGAAGGCTATTAACATTGAAAACCCTTTAGATATTGATACAGAGTTTGTGATGCCACcttggttctttgaagagaaggcTCCACGACTTGAAGACTTTATTCCTAATGTTCCTGCCTCACCAGAATTCTGTCCAGGAAGTGTTAAAGCTGCTAATCACATGTTGTTTCCCCGTCATCACCACAAAGTTCGAGGTCAGATTTCTTTGTGAAGTCAGGAGATCAACTAGCAGATGTCTTCACTAAAGGGTTAAGtggaaagttgtttcatcctagtttagtcaagttgggcatgcatgatatatatgcaccaacttgagggggagtgttaagttatgtaacccgataagggtgcTTTGGgcatttcctttgttattttgtttctttatttctctcgTTAGCTATCATAGTCGGCTATGGATGGTATACTTGTAATTCTATCCTaattaatgaaatctatataGAGGGGCTGAGGAGAGTCACAACTCCGTCAAGTCATTCTCACATTCTCTCATTCTCAGTTTAGCTAACATATATAATTGATTAGATTAATATGTTTGCATAAGACAGTCATGTTTCCATCTGGTTTGGGAGAAATCAGTGTCTAACAATCGAGCAGTGAGAGATAGATCACAGGTAAACATGCTCCGCATTCCAAGTTTATCATAGTAAATCTTATATTATGTTCTCACAGCAATAAACTCTATTCCTCACCAAAGCAGCACAATTATTGGTTGGTGTAAGGTTGCAATGCTCGAACTTAATGGGAAAATCATTCTTAATCTATTCAATCTCTTAAATTTCCAATACATCAGATATGAACAGAAaattttaggggaaaaaaaagtaacaaTTGGAAGAAGCCACGTACCTGGATGGACGTAAGTATAGCAGCCACATCATAGATGGGACTCCATTGGTTCTGTAGAATATCCAAGCAAATGCTTCCATCTGCATAAACTGGCAGAGTTCAAAAGGGGGGGAGGGTGTGAGAAGTTGGAAGCTCCTAATagagaccaaaaaagaaaacttttgaTTCTACTATGCAGGGGTTCCAActatcttcaaaaaaaatattaataataagggTCCTCACAAAAGAATAAAACCCAAAAGATAACCATTTTCTAATTTTAATACTTGTCAAGCCAATAGAAAACACACCTACCTCCTACCACCTTCTCTTCCCCTACTCAAGATTTTATCAAATCCATTCAAAAGCCCATTGCTTAAGCTGTAAGATCATGTAAATGGCAAGGGATGCCTccaaaatcacaatttagatgTCTTTCTAGggaataccccccccccccttctttttttttttttttttttttcattttctatgcTCTGAAGGTCTGAGAGCTATAAAAAGAGGTGAGAGAGGTTTTCTCTTTAATGGTTTGTTAGATATGCTTTATCCAAATTACAAAATGGTTTACAATGCCTTCTTAAACTATTTCaggatgtatatatatatatatataataggtTTCCCATATAATCTTATCAAAACTACAACTTTGGTGGCAAATGGAAACTTACTATTTGGATGAAACATTCGAGAAACGAACCGAACTATTGGTGGCTTATTCGGATAATCCTCGGCAAACTGAAGTGTCAACTTAAACGTACCTGAAGGACTCAAACATAAATTCAGAATGTGCCTGTATAAAAATTATGCTAAAAGtaaaattaaacaaagaaaataagcAATAAATTTTGAGTGATACACattgccaaaaaaaagaaacacagaTACCTCTATTATATACTTCAAAAGATTTTTTGCCAACAGGTAGGGGAAAAAATGCCACTTATATCTGGAATATAAAGTTGGTCACCACAGAGTTTCAAAAGTATAATATGAAATAAACAGAACACTTGAACAGCTATTAATATGGTATCATTTCTATGAAGAATGCAATACATAAATCATTCGATAGATTGATCTCAACATGCAAGCATCAAATATATGATGGATACAGACAACATAAGATCGCCTCATGCATGAAACACACAGTAAGGAAAAATTTCACATGCAACAAATGCACCTCCAGACATGGAATAGTACAAACATCTTAGACACTATTATACGCATAAGAAAATGGAGTGTAGTGACTGGACTGAAAGGTATCATAACAGTGAAAAGTAGGGAACCAATAATGTGTGTTATTCAAGTATGAAAAGATTTAACCCGAATCAAAAAACACAAGCAACGGCTACTATGAACAAATAATGAAATACGGAATACACTAAACcagaaaaagaataaattgtAAATGAGACCAATTCAGATGTAAATAATCACCCTTTGTGATTAGGTAAACATAAATAAGTGAACAATTTGAACATGACTTAACAACCTCGCAGGATATAAGAACTAGCTTACCTCCATCCCACGGAGTGTCATCAGGACTGCAATACAAAGCCAGAGAAGGGTGTTAAGACCAGGCCTGGCCTATGCTATTCCAGAACAAAGCAGACcagaaaaaaaatgtacaatCTTTAACTTACCCAAATATAACAGCATTCCAAAGCATTATATTATTGTCTTGGGGTGCGCCACTGATACCTGCAGGAGGATCCTGTTGCAACCTCTTGAAATCCCTCATCAGTCTCTTCCTTGCAGGAGTTGACATCCTTCCTGCCTACACATCCAACCAGATACCAATCAAAACAGAATTAATTCATTATAGTCTTTCCAGATATACTAATAATCAAAACTGAGCTTTAGTCCACAGAG encodes:
- the LOC122671307 gene encoding ubiquitin-conjugating enzyme E2 2-like encodes the protein MSTPARKRLMRDFKRLQQDPPAGISGAPQDNNIMLWNAVIFGPDDTPWDGGTFKLTLQFAEDYPNKPPIVRFVSRMFHPNIYADGSICLDILQNQWSPIYDVAAILTSIQSLLCDPNPNSPANSEAARMFSENKREYNRRVREIVEQSWTAD